Genomic DNA from Hypomesus transpacificus isolate Combined female chromosome 19, fHypTra1, whole genome shotgun sequence:
CCTGTTGTGGTGTTAACGGGCACAGAGACCATCCGTGAAGCACTGGTTACACGCGCCGCTGAGTTTTCTGGACGCCCAGATAACCTCATGATTAGCCACATAACAAAGGGCAAAGGTAAAGACTGGCAGCATGCACTGGCAACTTGGAGGAGTTTTATGTTGGTGCTGATTAGATAGTAAGTTTATTATTCTCAATGTACGAAGAGAAGACAAAGCTGTCCAATAACCCTTGTTCTTATACTTTGTTGTGCATGTACTTTGTTTTATGTGTATACtttgagtgtgcttgtgtgtcaggGGTCATCTTAGCAGACTATGGTCCAAGCTGGAAGGAGCACAGACGGTTTGCTCTGTTTACGCTGAGGAACTTTGGTCTCGGGAAACGCTCCATGGAAGAACGTATCCTAGAAGAAATCTCCCATATCAGCGCTGAGCTGGAGTCACATGATGGTATAGTGTCCCATTCAAccattcaacacacacaaatacaaactctctctctctccctcaaaaacacacacacttacaaagaGAGATGcacttatacacacatacttgaaATCTGGTTTGAAACAAGTTTCACGATAGTTTGGTTTGTGTTTATTGAATAGTAATGCTTGTTCTTGCTGGACAGGACAATCCATGGACCCTCAGGTTTTGTTCCACCAAGCTGCATCCAACATCATCTGCTCTCTGATATTTGGCGAGAGATTTGAGTGGAAAGACCCCGTCTTCATCACCTTGATCAAGGGGATGCAGGAACTGACCGCTCTGGCCATTGGACCCTGGGCCACGGTCAGTCAAACAACAAGAATTCCCAGTACTGGTGCCACCTAAGGCTAATGCTACACATACTCAGGGTGAACTTAATCTAGATCACAGGGTACTAAAACATTGTACAGATACTCACTGGTTTGCTGCTTGCTGTTCTGGTTTATATTGCAATGGACAACCCAGGTAGAACATttatgaatgagagagaggttaggtgTCAATTTAGATATGTTCTCACACAAAGATCCACACATCTTTATTATGTCAGTAGTACAGTGTTAGCCAGGTATTTTTTGTTTCAGCTCTATGAGATCTGTCCTGCCCTGAGGAACCTGCCCCTCCCCTTCAGACGAGCATTCACCATCTACAACAGTGTCAAAGAACACACCCAGAAGGTTGTGTTGGAACACAAGAAGTCCAGGGTTCCGGGCAAGCCCAGAGACCTCATTGACTGCTACTTAGACCAGCTGGATAAGGTACAAAGTCTGAGAGCGCGAAGTATCCCAAGGGAAACTGATTGGGACACAAGGAATtttaatgtctgtctgtctgtctgtctatgtgcaGACAGCGAATGAAGACTCAACATTTGATGAGACACAGATGATAATATTGCTGCTTGACCTGTTTATAGCCGGGACagacaccacctccaccacctttcGCAGTCTCATGATACAGCTCATGAACAACCAAAACATACAGGGTGAATAGacggcacacacaaacacacacacaccgctctcCCACCAAATGTCCCATTCAAATGTGCATCCTCTCCAGAGCGCTGTCATCGGGAGATAGAGGCGGTGATGGAAGGGCGGCCACACCCCTCCTACGAGGATCGGAGCGCCATGCCGTACGTCCAGGCCGTGATCCATGAGTCACAGCGCTTTGGTGACATTGTGCCACTCAGTGTGTTCCACTGCACCACCTGCAACACCCAACTGCAGGGGTTTGAGCTGCCCAAGGTCACCGAGTCCACACCCCCTTCCACCTAGtttcaaaataaatgttctatAATCTTTTGATAAAAGTGCCATATTTAGCTTTTGGTTGTGTTCTATCTATTTCTGTCTCAATCTTTCTTCCCTCTCCGTTTCTCCAGGGTACAACAGTAATCCCTAACTTATCCTCAGCGCTGCATGAAGAGAGCCAGTGGAAGTTCCCTCACGAGTTCAACCCTGAAAACTTCCTCAATGAAGACGGGGAGTTTGTAAAGCCAGATGCCTTCATGCCTTTCTCaattggtgagagagagggagagagagtaaataaaacaatataaagatggacgAAAACAGACAGGTAGAGTGAGAAATGAAACCTCTGTTCTGtaagtgctgtgtttgtgtttgtgtccctcAGGTCCACGCGTGTGTCTAGGCGAGGGTCTGGCACGCATGGAGCTGTTCCTCATCACGGTGACCTTGCTCCGTCAGTTCCAGTTTGTCTGGCCCAAGGATCAAGACCCCCTGGACCCCAGTACTATCTTTGGGGCAGTGCAGTCCCCTAAGCCCTACCACATGGGGGTGTGTTTCAGGAAAAGCCAGAGAGGGTGAAGTGTTTTAGAGGTGGAGAACTTGTACTTGTAATGCTGCTACCCAGATTGTTCTGTTTGATCCAGACTTTCTGTTATGAAGAAAAGATCAGTTGTGTGTCACAGGATTTTTAGTTGCAGTTAATAAAACTGGATTATTGACAGAATAAAGATACTAGattaaaatattgtttgtttttgtccatTTCTTTCTTGGACCTGTCCTGTCAAAGgcaacatttttatatttttctcaATACACTTGTATTTAGATTGGACATAGATTTCATCATTGTATACTTCTATTGTATTGTTGTATACAGCATTTAGGAAATAACGTTGTACTCATGTCGTCCAATGAGGGTTGATCTCATTTTTACAAATCTATTGATAATTACTGTATATGGTCAATTAATATTTCCATGAGTAAGCATGTTTCACACAAGAATGTATTTAACATATACTCTTAAATAAGATTAAGATACAAATATTAGTACATATTCCTGATGCATATTTTAAcatgtaatacatttacatggaACCCATCTATAGTACATGTTACATATTGTATTAT
This window encodes:
- the LOC124481457 gene encoding cytochrome P450 2B4-like isoform X1 — its product is MLGSVVLLCVFFLLLFLIRVRRPVGFPPGPCPLPFIGNILQLSATNPLKDLERLSQRYGKIFSLYLGSGPVVVLTGTETIREALVTRAAEFSGRPDNLMISHITKGKGVILADYGPSWKEHRRFALFTLRNFGLGKRSMEERILEEISHISAELESHDGQSMDPQVLFHQAASNIICSLIFGERFEWKDPVFITLIKGMQELTALAIGPWATLYEICPALRNLPLPFRRAFTIYNSVKEHTQKVVLEHKKSRVPGKPRDLIDCYLDQLDKTANEDSTFDETQMIILLLDLFIAGTDTTSTTFRSLMIQLMNNQNIQERCHREIEAVMEGRPHPSYEDRSAMPYVQAVIHESQRFGDIVPLSVFHCTTCNTQLQGFELPKGTTVIPNLSSALHEESQWKFPHEFNPENFLNEDGEFVKPDAFMPFSIGPRVCLGEGLARMELFLITVTLLRQFQFVWPKDQDPLDPSTIFGAVQSPKPYHMGVCFRKSQRG
- the LOC124481457 gene encoding cytochrome P450 2B4-like isoform X2 gives rise to the protein MVRRPVGFPPGPCPLPFIGNILQLSATNPLKDLERLSQRYGKIFSLYLGSGPVVVLTGTETIREALVTRAAEFSGRPDNLMISHITKGKGVILADYGPSWKEHRRFALFTLRNFGLGKRSMEERILEEISHISAELESHDGQSMDPQVLFHQAASNIICSLIFGERFEWKDPVFITLIKGMQELTALAIGPWATLYEICPALRNLPLPFRRAFTIYNSVKEHTQKVVLEHKKSRVPGKPRDLIDCYLDQLDKTANEDSTFDETQMIILLLDLFIAGTDTTSTTFRSLMIQLMNNQNIQERCHREIEAVMEGRPHPSYEDRSAMPYVQAVIHESQRFGDIVPLSVFHCTTCNTQLQGFELPKGTTVIPNLSSALHEESQWKFPHEFNPENFLNEDGEFVKPDAFMPFSIGPRVCLGEGLARMELFLITVTLLRQFQFVWPKDQDPLDPSTIFGAVQSPKPYHMGVCFRKSQRG
- the LOC124481457 gene encoding cytochrome P450 2J2-like isoform X3, yielding MEERILEEISHISAELESHDGQSMDPQVLFHQAASNIICSLIFGERFEWKDPVFITLIKGMQELTALAIGPWATLYEICPALRNLPLPFRRAFTIYNSVKEHTQKVVLEHKKSRVPGKPRDLIDCYLDQLDKTANEDSTFDETQMIILLLDLFIAGTDTTSTTFRSLMIQLMNNQNIQERCHREIEAVMEGRPHPSYEDRSAMPYVQAVIHESQRFGDIVPLSVFHCTTCNTQLQGFELPKGTTVIPNLSSALHEESQWKFPHEFNPENFLNEDGEFVKPDAFMPFSIGPRVCLGEGLARMELFLITVTLLRQFQFVWPKDQDPLDPSTIFGAVQSPKPYHMGVCFRKSQRG